In Rahnella variigena, one DNA window encodes the following:
- a CDS encoding lysophospholipid acyltransferase family protein: protein MFSMDTLFQDLDPQHKTPSWQRRLLKILFREKEFHRFAGQYQHLKGIDMAEQVLEHFTIRCELTERDREQIPSYGPVVIVANHPIGTLDGLALLHAVASVRPDVKVVANQLLSLVSSLGSLMIPVDNMGNRTRRNQVTQMQEHLENQGVLIVFPAGEVSRMSSKGVRDGKWHTGFIRLAAKARAPVVPVHISGSNSALFYLTSMIYRPLSTLLLVHEMFGQRGNSLTLKIGARIPYSSWHDGQMQAGDLAARFRKHLYRLGAGKPGLFHTETSIARAEDRAVLKHALEASEVLGKTPDGKMIYLYRRHGEDYVPVLRELGRLREIAFRAVGEGSGRRRDLDGYDDDYYHLVLWDPQALEIVGAYRFIPTADQVASKGLNGIYSQSLFQYGHQMDPILAQGIELGRSFIQPAYWGKRGLDYLWLGIGAYLAKYPQTRYLFGPVSISGGMPLPARDLLVAFYRLYFAPALPLATSRRPYPASLPDVLAQFCGDDYQEDLLRLKRLLTNLGCSIPALYKQYSELCESGGVQFIDFGSDPEFNNCIDGLVLVDLSQLKPAKYERYIAVHH, encoded by the coding sequence ATGTTCAGCATGGATACCCTGTTTCAGGATCTCGACCCGCAGCACAAAACCCCTTCCTGGCAACGCCGTCTGTTAAAAATCTTATTCCGCGAAAAAGAATTTCACCGCTTTGCCGGTCAGTATCAGCACCTGAAAGGGATTGATATGGCCGAGCAGGTGCTGGAGCATTTTACTATTCGCTGTGAACTGACGGAACGTGACCGCGAGCAAATCCCCAGTTACGGCCCGGTGGTGATTGTCGCCAACCATCCGATTGGTACGCTGGACGGTCTGGCGCTGCTGCACGCGGTGGCGTCGGTGCGTCCGGATGTCAAAGTGGTGGCGAATCAGCTGTTGTCGCTGGTGTCCTCGCTCGGCAGCCTGATGATCCCGGTGGACAATATGGGCAACCGCACGCGGCGAAATCAGGTGACACAGATGCAGGAACATCTGGAAAATCAGGGCGTGCTGATTGTGTTCCCGGCGGGTGAAGTCTCACGTATGAGTTCCAAAGGCGTGCGCGACGGCAAATGGCACACCGGTTTTATCCGTCTGGCCGCCAAAGCCCGTGCGCCGGTGGTGCCGGTACATATCAGCGGCAGCAACAGCGCGCTGTTTTATCTCACGTCGATGATTTACCGCCCGCTCAGTACGCTGTTGCTGGTGCATGAAATGTTCGGCCAGCGCGGCAACAGTCTGACGCTGAAAATCGGCGCACGCATTCCGTATTCCAGCTGGCACGACGGACAAATGCAGGCAGGCGATCTGGCGGCGCGTTTTCGTAAACATCTTTACCGCCTCGGCGCAGGTAAGCCGGGGCTGTTCCACACTGAAACCTCGATTGCGCGTGCGGAAGATCGCGCCGTACTGAAACACGCGCTGGAAGCCAGCGAAGTGCTGGGCAAAACGCCGGACGGCAAAATGATTTATCTCTATCGTCGTCACGGCGAGGATTACGTCCCTGTTCTGCGTGAGCTGGGGCGTCTGCGGGAAATTGCATTCCGCGCCGTCGGGGAAGGCAGCGGTCGCCGCCGTGATCTCGATGGCTACGACGACGACTATTATCATCTGGTCTTATGGGATCCGCAGGCGCTGGAAATCGTCGGCGCTTACCGGTTTATCCCGACCGCCGATCAGGTCGCCAGCAAAGGACTGAACGGAATTTACAGTCAGAGTCTGTTCCAGTACGGCCATCAGATGGACCCGATTCTGGCGCAGGGCATCGAACTCGGACGCAGCTTTATTCAGCCCGCTTACTGGGGCAAACGCGGGCTGGATTACCTGTGGCTGGGCATTGGCGCGTATCTGGCGAAATATCCGCAGACGCGTTATCTGTTTGGTCCGGTGTCGATTTCCGGCGGAATGCCGCTGCCTGCACGCGATTTGCTGGTGGCATTTTATCGTTTGTATTTCGCACCGGCGTTACCGCTGGCGACCTCGCGCCGCCCGTATCCGGCTTCGCTGCCCGATGTGCTGGCACAGTTTTGCGGCGACGATTATCAGGAAGATTTACTACGTCTGAAGCGCTTACTGACCAATCTCGGATGCAGTATTCCGGCGCTGTATAAGCAGTATTCAGAACTATGTGAAAGCGGCGGCGTGCAGTTCATTGATTTCGGCAGTGATCCGGAATTCAACAACTGTATTGATGGTCTGGTGCTGGTGGATCTCAGCCAGCTAAAACCGGCGAAGTACGAACGGTATATTGCTGTGCATCACTGA
- a CDS encoding FKBP-type peptidyl-prolyl cis-trans isomerase N-terminal domain-containing protein, whose amino-acid sequence MSLSRKKGIYLFSALMMSGMTLSASATEPAAAPVTPSVTPSATAPVVAPAPAPTPAVDPASAPVPAPEQTPEPVTTKAPAAETTLPTTPADTTPPAPEPAKNVIPEEVTAESINAAGIAPAPAQMPDSEEQKRAYASGVMLAHFIEEQLANQKSLHITLNKNILLAGIADTFAHQGKMTDEDIRATMSAFDEQVKVLTQAQNEKKQAEDKAYVDAFAKREGVKKTRQGLLYFIDNKGEGAALKDTDTLQVNYKGVLVDGTVVDAPKIDNAYEVFRVATMPPVLRDSVKLIRKGGQITVVIPPATLEKTKDARGESPLNNVVIYTISVVDVNQSK is encoded by the coding sequence ATGTCCCTCTCCCGCAAAAAAGGAATTTACCTGTTCAGTGCCCTGATGATGTCAGGAATGACGCTATCTGCCAGCGCAACTGAACCGGCCGCGGCGCCAGTGACGCCATCAGTGACGCCATCAGCGACGGCACCGGTTGTGGCTCCTGCTCCGGCACCCACACCCGCCGTAGATCCTGCATCAGCACCTGTTCCCGCACCAGAACAGACGCCTGAGCCAGTAACCACCAAAGCACCGGCTGCTGAAACAACGTTGCCAACCACTCCGGCAGACACCACGCCTCCGGCACCGGAACCGGCAAAAAATGTCATCCCGGAAGAGGTCACCGCTGAAAGCATTAACGCCGCCGGAATAGCCCCTGCACCGGCGCAGATGCCCGACAGTGAAGAGCAGAAGCGTGCGTATGCCAGCGGTGTCATGCTGGCGCACTTTATCGAAGAGCAGCTCGCTAACCAGAAAAGCCTGCATATCACGCTGAACAAAAATATCCTGCTGGCGGGTATCGCCGATACGTTCGCCCATCAGGGGAAAATGACCGACGAAGATATCCGGGCGACCATGTCCGCGTTTGATGAGCAGGTTAAAGTGCTGACGCAGGCGCAAAACGAGAAGAAACAGGCGGAAGATAAGGCCTACGTTGATGCGTTTGCCAAACGTGAAGGCGTCAAAAAGACCAGGCAGGGTCTGCTGTATTTCATTGACAATAAAGGGGAAGGCGCTGCGCTGAAAGACACCGATACCTTACAGGTGAACTACAAAGGGGTGCTGGTCGATGGCACGGTAGTGGACGCGCCGAAAATCGATAATGCCTACGAGGTTTTCCGCGTGGCCACTATGCCGCCGGTGCTGCGCGACAGTGTGAAACTGATCCGCAAAGGGGGACAGATTACCGTGGTGATCCCACCGGCGACGCTGGAAAAAACCAAAGACGCCAGGGGTGAATCGCCGCTGAATAACGTCGTGATTTACACCATTTCCGTGGTTGATGTGAATCAGTCTAAATAA
- a CDS encoding HlyD family type I secretion periplasmic adaptor subunit, with protein sequence MNGRTSFQRQQAEKALPRSTLLVWALSLMLLCFFLWANFYTLDEVTTGTGKVIPSSHEQIVQSLEGGIVHSIDVQEGEVVERGQRLAQLDRTKTESGVQESVARLHAALATAARLTAQINNTPLVFPQELDDEPELVKSETELYNSSRNSLEKQLTGLKQGVTLIRRELSMTVPLVKQGAASDVEVLRLQRQINEMESKATDLETQYHVRAGEELAKANAEIEAQRSVILGRKDSLNRLEFFSPVKGIVKNIDVNTVGGVIPPNGKLMTLVPIDDQMLVEAQISPRDVAFIHPGQKAKVKITAYDYSIYGSFDGEVTTISPDTIQDEVRRDVYYYRVNIKTSANYLENKHHEKFYIFPGMIATVDIKTGNKSILDYLLKPLNKMNEALRER encoded by the coding sequence ATGAACGGACGCACATCATTCCAGCGCCAGCAGGCAGAAAAAGCGCTGCCACGCTCCACCCTTCTGGTGTGGGCCTTATCGCTGATGCTGCTGTGTTTTTTCCTGTGGGCGAATTTCTACACCCTGGATGAAGTCACCACCGGCACCGGTAAAGTCATTCCTTCTTCTCACGAGCAGATCGTGCAGTCGCTGGAAGGCGGGATTGTTCACAGCATCGACGTGCAGGAAGGCGAAGTGGTGGAACGCGGGCAGCGTCTGGCGCAGCTCGACCGGACCAAAACCGAATCCGGCGTCCAGGAAAGCGTGGCGCGTTTACATGCCGCGCTGGCGACGGCGGCGCGTTTGACGGCGCAGATCAACAACACGCCGCTGGTGTTCCCGCAAGAGCTGGATGACGAGCCGGAGCTGGTGAAATCAGAAACCGAACTGTACAACTCCAGCCGCAACAGTCTGGAAAAGCAGTTAACTGGCCTGAAACAGGGCGTGACGCTGATCCGTCGTGAGCTGTCGATGACCGTGCCGCTGGTCAAACAGGGCGCGGCCAGTGACGTGGAAGTGCTGCGTCTGCAACGCCAGATTAATGAAATGGAAAGTAAGGCGACCGATCTCGAAACGCAGTATCACGTGCGCGCCGGTGAAGAGCTGGCCAAGGCCAACGCTGAGATTGAAGCGCAGCGCTCGGTGATTTTAGGGCGTAAAGACTCACTGAATCGTCTGGAATTCTTCTCGCCGGTCAAAGGGATTGTGAAGAATATCGACGTCAATACCGTCGGCGGCGTGATCCCGCCGAATGGCAAGCTGATGACGCTGGTTCCGATCGACGATCAGATGCTGGTGGAAGCGCAGATTTCCCCGCGCGATGTGGCATTTATTCATCCGGGGCAAAAAGCCAAAGTGAAGATTACCGCCTATGACTATTCTATCTACGGCAGTTTCGACGGCGAAGTGACCACCATTTCTCCGGACACGATCCAGGATGAAGTCCGCCGTGATGTTTACTATTACCGGGTGAATATCAAAACCAGCGCTAATTATCTGGAAAATAAACACCACGAGAAGTTTTATATTTTCCCCGGCATGATCGCGACGGTAGATATCAAAACCGGCAACAAAAGCATTCTTGATTATCTGCTGAAGCCGCTCAACAAAATGAACGAAGCGCTCAGGGAGCGTTAA
- a CDS encoding type I secretion system permease/ATPase, with amino-acid sequence MKKETMLDKGYTAWLKAMLDIAKHYRLDYSEEHVKATIAWEMGSPADVVLDEMAKKLGLGRVTRDLHPRDLDPVSVPFVVTLDNGRLGVVTHLDASGQCAVQFTEDNGLETTLTSEQLSERAQSITLLRPLHTIPDARVDNYIKPYKKNWFWDLALKDWRRYSDIMLASMIANVLALAGMLFSMQVYDRVVPSQSIPTLWVLFAGVMLAITFEFVMRMVRVHISDVVGKRADLRISDRVFGRALRIKNGARSKSTGSFISQIRELESVRELITSTTISVMADLPFFLLFTVILWMIGGPLVFVVLLALPLLLIPGLLIQKPLAKLASEGMRESAVRNASLVEAVESLEDIKLMRAEQRFQNQWNHCNEVSADISMRQRFLTSMLMTWTQEVQSIVYAVVLLVGCYLVMSGDMTTGALVGTTILASRTIAPLAQISGVLSRWQQAKVARKGLDELMQRPIDQEDGQKMVHKAQITGDYALHDAVFYYDEEEKVANLTIAKLHIKPGEKIAVLGKNGAGKSTLLQVLAGMQQVQQGQVVLDNVNIKQIDPADLRRDVALHNQNASLFFGSVRDNITMGRPQATDEEIHQALVISGALTFVQQKENGLNFLIHEGGVGLSGGQRQALLLARNIITQPQVLLLDEPTAWLDEISEWNLINQLSGWAKDKTLVVATHRLALLQLVDRIIVMDNGRISLDGNKDEILNKHFRQKGQAPAAAQQPVKPPVKQEAS; translated from the coding sequence ATGAAAAAAGAGACCATGTTAGATAAAGGCTACACCGCCTGGCTGAAAGCCATGCTCGATATCGCGAAACACTACCGTCTGGATTATTCAGAAGAACACGTTAAAGCCACTATCGCGTGGGAAATGGGTTCACCGGCTGACGTCGTGCTTGATGAAATGGCAAAAAAGCTCGGGCTGGGACGCGTGACCCGTGATTTGCATCCGCGTGATTTGGATCCGGTCAGTGTGCCGTTTGTGGTCACGCTCGATAACGGCCGGCTGGGTGTGGTGACACATCTGGACGCCAGCGGCCAGTGCGCCGTGCAATTTACTGAAGATAACGGGCTGGAAACCACCCTGACGTCTGAACAACTTTCTGAGCGGGCGCAGAGCATCACGCTGCTGCGACCGCTGCATACCATTCCTGATGCGCGCGTTGATAACTACATCAAACCGTACAAGAAAAACTGGTTCTGGGATCTGGCACTGAAAGACTGGCGTCGTTACAGCGACATCATGCTGGCGTCGATGATTGCCAACGTGCTGGCGCTGGCGGGCATGCTGTTTTCCATGCAGGTGTATGACCGCGTGGTGCCGTCGCAATCTATCCCGACACTGTGGGTGTTATTTGCCGGTGTGATGCTGGCGATCACCTTTGAATTCGTGATGCGCATGGTGCGTGTCCATATCTCGGACGTGGTGGGTAAGCGCGCCGATTTGCGTATTTCCGACCGCGTTTTTGGCCGCGCGCTGCGCATTAAAAACGGTGCCCGTTCCAAATCCACCGGCTCCTTTATTTCGCAAATCCGCGAGCTGGAATCGGTACGTGAACTGATCACCTCGACCACCATCAGCGTGATGGCCGACCTGCCGTTCTTCCTGCTGTTCACGGTGATTTTGTGGATGATTGGCGGCCCGCTGGTGTTTGTCGTGTTACTGGCACTGCCGCTGTTGCTGATCCCCGGATTACTGATCCAGAAACCGCTGGCGAAACTGGCCAGTGAAGGGATGCGCGAATCGGCGGTGCGTAATGCGTCGCTGGTGGAAGCGGTGGAATCTCTGGAAGACATCAAACTCATGCGCGCCGAACAACGTTTTCAGAACCAGTGGAATCACTGCAATGAAGTGTCGGCGGATATCAGTATGCGTCAGCGTTTTCTGACCAGCATGCTGATGACCTGGACGCAGGAAGTGCAGTCCATCGTCTACGCCGTGGTGCTGCTGGTCGGTTGTTATCTGGTGATGAGCGGCGATATGACTACCGGTGCGCTGGTCGGCACCACAATTCTGGCTTCGCGTACCATTGCGCCGCTGGCGCAGATTTCCGGTGTGCTTTCCCGCTGGCAGCAGGCGAAAGTCGCGCGTAAAGGGCTGGATGAACTGATGCAGCGCCCGATTGATCAGGAAGACGGTCAGAAGATGGTCCACAAGGCGCAAATCACCGGCGACTACGCGCTGCATGACGCGGTGTTTTATTACGATGAGGAAGAAAAAGTCGCCAATCTGACCATTGCAAAACTGCACATCAAACCGGGTGAGAAAATCGCCGTGCTGGGCAAAAACGGGGCGGGCAAATCGACGCTGTTGCAGGTGCTGGCGGGTATGCAGCAGGTTCAGCAAGGGCAGGTGGTGCTCGATAACGTCAATATTAAACAGATTGATCCGGCGGATTTACGCCGTGACGTCGCGCTGCATAACCAGAATGCCAGCCTGTTCTTCGGGTCGGTGCGCGACAACATCACTATGGGACGCCCGCAGGCCACTGACGAAGAAATTCATCAGGCGCTGGTTATCAGCGGTGCGCTGACGTTTGTGCAGCAAAAAGAGAACGGCCTGAATTTCCTCATTCATGAAGGCGGTGTCGGACTTTCGGGCGGTCAGCGTCAGGCACTGTTGCTGGCGCGTAATATCATCACCCAGCCGCAGGTTCTGTTGCTCGATGAACCGACCGCATGGCTGGATGAGATTTCTGAATGGAATCTGATCAATCAGCTCTCCGGCTGGGCAAAAGACAAAACGCTGGTCGTCGCCACGCACCGTCTGGCGCTTTTACAGCTGGTGGATCGCATCATCGTCATGGATAACGGGCGCATTTCTCTCGACGGCAACAAAGACGAAATCCTCAACAAGCATTTCAGGCAAAAAGGACAGGCACCGGCAGCGGCGCAACAGCCCGTGAAACCGCCGGTTAAACAGGAGGCATCATGA